In Serinicoccus marinus DSM 15273, the genomic stretch GTAGAGCAGCGTGACCGCGCCGACGATCGCCACGACGAGCCGGGCATCCGGGGTGAGGTCGTAGATCGCCTGGCTGCGGGCGACGAGGTAGACACCGGCGGTGACCATCGTCGCCGCGTGGATCAGGGCCGAGACCGGGGTCGGGCCGGCCATCGCGTCACCCAGCCAGCTCTGCAGCGGGAACTGCGCCGACTTGCCGCAGGCCCCGAGCAGCAGCGCGCGCCCGATCAGCGTCAGCGTGAGGTCGCCCGCGCCGGAGGCGTTGCCGTGCACCGTCGCGAAGTCCAGCGCCCCGAAGGTCGCGAGCATGATCGCCATGGCCGTGATGAGCCCGACGTCACCGACGCGGTTGACGACGAAGGCCTTGTTGGCGGCCGCGGCATACTCCGGGTTCCAGTTCCAGAAGCCGATGAGCAGGTAGGACGCCAGACCCACGCCCTCCCAGCCGACGAAGAGCAGCAGGTAGGAGTCGGCGAGCACCAGGATGAGCATCGCCGCCACGAAGAGGTTGAGGTAGGCGAAGAACCGGCGCTTGTCCGGGTCGCCCTCCATGTAGCCCAGCGAGTAGACGTGGATGAGGCTGCCCACGAAGGTGATGAGCATGACGAAGGCCAGCGACAACGGGTCCAGCAGCAGCCCCGCGGTCAGCGACAGCTCGCCGCGCGCCCCAGTCCCACAGCGGCACCGACAGCGAGCGCTCCTCCGCGGGGAGCCCGGTGAGCTGGACGATGACCGCGACGCCCACGGCGAAGCTCGCCCAGGACAGCAGCGTCGCCAGGGCCGGGCCCCAGCGGTCGGTCATCCGCCCGCCCAGGAGCAGCAGGGCCGCACCGATCAGCGGCAGCGCGATCATCAGCCAGCCCAGGCCGGCGATGCCGTCGGCCTGGGTGGCATGGGTCGCGCCGAGACCGCCCGGGTCGTCGGCGAGGTCAGGCTGACCGAGGCCAGGCCCTGACTCAGGTCGTGCACAGACACGAGCGCTCCTTACAGCTTCAGCAGGTTGGCGTCGTCGACCGAGGCCGACCGGCGCGCACGGAAGATGGACATGATGATCGCCAGCCCGACGACGACCTCGGCTGCGGCGACGACCATGACGAACAGGGTGTAGACCTGCCCGTCGAGGGTGCCGTGCATGCGGGCGAAGGTGACCAAGGCCAGGTTGCAGGCGTTGAGCATGAGCTCGATGCCCATGAAGACGATGATGGTGTTGCGGCGCGTCAGCACGGTGACCGAGCCGAGCGCGAAGAGCACCACGGACAGATAGATGTATGCCTCGAGCCCCATCAGTGCTCACCCCTCCCCTGCTCGTCGGTGCCCTGGCCGCTGTCGCCCAGGTCCGCCTCCGGCTCGACGTCGTGGCCGCGGTTGTCGACGGCGGCGTTGGTGCCCGAGGGCAGGTCCTGCGGCGACTGCTCGGCCGGCGGCTGACCGTCCGCGCGCCCGGTCGACCCGGCCAGACGGTACTCCGCCGGGTTGGTGACCTGGCCGCGCGCGACCAGGACCCGCGGCACCGACTCCTCGATCGGGCTGCCGTCGGGCGCGAGCGCCGGCGTGTCCGCGGCGTTGTGCCGGGCATACACCCCGGGGTTCGGCTTGCCGGCGAGCCACTGGCCCGAGCGCAGCTTGTCCTGCGAGGTCTCCCGCTGCGTGCGCCGCGGCGTCAGCCGCTCCCGGTGCGCCAGCACCATCGCGCCATGACCGCGATGACCAGCAGCGCGCCGAGCGTCTCGAAGGTCAGCACCTGCCGCTCGAAGATCTCGCGGGCCAGGGCCGTGACGCTGCCCTCGGTCTGCACCGCCTCGAGCCCGACGGCCTGCGGCCAGGACACCTGCGCCAGGGCCAGCGTCGCGACGACGACGAAGAGCGCACCCAGCCCGAAGGCCCAGACCCGCTGCCCGCGCAGCGTCTCCACGGTCGAGTCGGAGGCGTCCACGCCGACGAGCATGACGACGAAGAGGAAGAGCATCATCACGGCGCCGGAGTAGACGAAGATCTGGATGATGCCGACGAACTCGGCCCGCTGCACGATGTAGATGACGCCGAGGCTGATCATGGTCATGGCCATCCCCATCGCGGCGTGCACGGCCTTGCGCGCGAAGAGCAGCCCGAGGGCGCCTATGACGGCGACGACGGCGAGCACCAGAACAGTCCGACCTCCATGCCGTCGATCCGGTCGGGGGTCACGACCCGACCTCGACGTCGCGCCCGCTGTCCTCACGTGACTGCACGTAGTCCCGCTGCGCCTGCGTGGGGCCGGTGACCTTGCCCTGGTAGTAGTCGCGCTCCTCCATGCCCTCGACCATGGGAACGGCGGCGCGAGCATGTCCGGGCGCAGCGGCGCGAGCAGCTGGTGCTTCTCGTAGATGAGCGGCGCCCGCTCGGAGTCGGCCAGCTCGTACTCGTTGGTCATCGTCAGGGCGCGCGTCGGGCAGGCCTCGATGCACAGTCCGCAGAAGATGCACCGCAGGTAGTTGATCTGGTAGACGCGGCCGTAGCGCTCGCCGGGGCTGAAGCGGGCCTCGTCGGTGTTGTCCGCTCCCTCGACGTAGATCGCGTCCGCCGGGCACGCCCAGGCGCATAGCTCGCAGCCGACGCACTTCTCCAGCCCGTCCGGGTGCCGGTTGAGCTGGTGCCGCCCGTGGTAGCGGGTGGCGGTCGGGCGCTTCTCCTCGGGGTACTCCTGCGTCGGGACCTTGCGGAACATCGTGGCGAAGGTCACCCCGAAGCCGGCGACGGGTGCGAAGAGCTGACCCAGGACGCCGGGCTCCTTCTTGCCGCCCGCGGGATCGACGTCGCGCCCGGGGCGGGCCGGGGTCGCGGCGTCCTCCCGGCGGGCGGGCTCGGGGGCGTGCTGAGGCTCGGTCGGGTCAGCCACGGCTCTCCTTCTCATCGGTCGGGCTCGTGCGTGCGTCGTCGGTGTCGGTCGGGGGCGCCCCCGCGGGGACGGTCACCGGGGCGGCCTGCTCGACCGCGGGCCGCGGCTCGACGAGCCGCTGACCGGGCATCGGCGGGACAGGGTAGCCGTCCGCGAACGGGTCGATCTCCTCGGGGACCTCGCGCGCCTCCTCCTTCGCCGCGGCGCGGCGCTGGGCATACCGGTCCCAGACGAGGATCCCGATGAGGACGAAGACGCCGATGCCGCCGAGGGTGAGCACGGTCACCCAGCGGCCCTCGCCGAAGTAGCCCTCCTGGGCCGACCGGATGAGCATGACCGCGACGACCCACACGAGGGACAGCGGGATGAGGATCTTCCACCCCAGCGCCATGAACTGGTCGTAGCGGACGCGCGGCAGCGACCCGCGGACCCAGACGTAGAAGAAGATGAAGGCCCACATCTTGAGGGTGAACCACAGCAGGCCCCACCAGCCCTGGTCGAGCATGCCGTCGCCGACGAGGTTGAGCGGCCACGGCGCGTGCCAGCCGCCCATGAAGAGCGTGGTCGCCAGCGCCGAGACGGTGAACATGTTGATGTACTCGCCGAGGAAGAACATGCCGAACTTCATCGAGGGTACTCGGTGTGGAAGCCACCGCCGAGCTCGCCCTCGCCCTCGGCGAGGTCGAAGGGCAGCCGGTTGGTCTCGCCGATCATCGTGATGACGTAGACGACGAAGCTGAAGAAGAGCGGCACGACGTACCACAGCGGGATGCCCAGCACAGTGGTCTGCTGCTGGGCCTCGACGATCTGGCTGGTCGACATCGACCCGGCGTAGAGGAAGACAGCGACGAGGGACAGTCCCATCGCGATCTCGTAGGAGATGACCTGCGCCGTCGAGCGCAGCCCGCCGAGCAGCGGGTAGGTCGAGCCCGAGGACCAGCCGGCGAGGACGAAGCCGTAGGCGGAGACACCGGCGACGGCGAGCACGAGGAGCACCGCGACCGGGGTGTCGGTGAGCTGCAGCGGCGTGGTGTGGCCGAACATCTCGACGTCGCCGCCCATGGGGATGATGGCGAAGGAGACGAAGGCGAGCGAGGCCACGATCAGCGGCGCCGCGTAGAACATCAGCTTGTCCGCGCCCTTGGGCGTGACGTCCTCCTTGAGGAACAGCTTGATGCCGTCGGCCACGGTCTGCAGCAGCCCGAGCGGGCCGAGGCGGTTCGGGCCGGGGCGCTGCTGCATCTGGCCGATGACGCGCCGCTCGAACCAGATGACGATGACGACCGAGAGCATCACGTAGACGAAGAGCAGCGAGGCCTTCATCAGCGACAGCCACCAGGGGGTGTCGCTGAAGTCGGCGGCCGGGAGGTCCTCGGTGAGCAGCGGCACGCTCGCCGCGAGCTCGGGGTATGCCGTCAGCAGGTTCATGCCTCACCTCGCGTGGTCGTGGCGGCGGCGGGGGCAGCGGCGCCGGCCAGGCGCACGACGTCACCGGCGCCGACGCCCAGCGTCGGCCGCACCGTCGAGCCCACCTGGTTGGCCGGCACCCACACCACACCGTCGGGCATCGGGGTGATCGCGGCGGGCAGCGCGATGCCGCCCCGGTCGGTGGACACCTCGACCGGATCGCCGTCGACGACGCCGAGCGAGGCCGCGGTGTCCGCCGAGATGCGGGCCACCGGGGTGTGCCGGGTGCCGGCGAGGAAGGGCTCGCCGTCCTGCAGCCGGCCCGCGTCGAGCACCTGGTGCCAGGTCGCCAGCACCGCCTCGCCCGGGCCGACGGCCGCCGGCCCGGTGGCGGGCACGTCCGGCAGGCCGGTCCGGTCGCCGGACCAGTCGCCCAGCGCCTGGATCTCCTGCCGGACCGCGGGCACGGTGCCGGTGCCCAGGGTGACGCCCATCGCGCCGGCCAGGCGGTCCAGGATGACGTGGTCCGAGCTCGCGCCGGACTCGATCGCCCGGTCGAAGGGCCGCGGGCGGCCCTCCCAGTTGAGGAACGACCCGGACTTCTCCTGGTGCGGCGCGACGGGGAGGATGACGTCGGCGAACTCGTGGACCGCGCTCTCGCGGACCTCCAGCGACACGACGAAGGCACGCGCCAGCGCGCGTCGGGCGAGCTCGGGGTCGGGCAGGTCGTCGATCTCGACGCCCCCGACGACGAGCGCGCCCAGCTCGCCGGACGCGGCGGCCTCGAGGATCGCGGTGGCGTCCCGGCCGGGACCGGCCGGCAGCGCGGCACCGTCCAGGCCCCAGCGCGTGGCGACCTCGTGGCGGGCGGTGCCGTCGGAGACCGGTCGGCCACCGGGCAGCAGGCCCGGCAGCGTTCCCATCTCCACACCGCCCCGCTCGCCGGCGCGGCGCGGCACCCAGGCCAGGCGGGCACCGGTGGCCCGCGCCAGCCGGACGGCGGCGGACAACGCGCCCGGCACCATGCCGAGGCGCTCGCCGACGAGGATGACCGCGCGCTCGCCGAGCGCGTCGGAGGCGGCGTCGAAGCTGTCCTGCTCGAGCGGGCTCGTCGCGCCGTCCACCTGCTTCTGGCCGCCCTGCTCCCGACGCGTGGTCAGGGCCTGCAGCACCTCTGCCTCGGTGCCCGGTGCGGCGGGCAGCAGCGTGCCGGCCATCTTCTCCAGGCCGCGGGTGGCCCAGGGCGCCACGGCGTAGACCTGGGTGGCGTTCTTGCGCATCGCCTTGCGGAGCCGCAGGAAGACCATCGCGGCCTCCTCCTCGGCCTCCAGGCCCACGAGCAGCACCGAGGTCGCGTGCTCGAGGTCGGTGTAGCTCACGTCGCGGGTCCCGACCACGGTCGAGGCGAGGAAGTCCTCCTCCTCGGCGCTGTGCGGGCGGGCGCGGTGATCGACGTCGTGGGTGCCGAGCGCGACCCGAGCCAGCTTGGCGTAGGCATACAGGTCCTCGACGCTGCCCCGGCCACCGGGCAGGACCCCGACACCCCCCGCGTCGCGAGCCGTGGTGAGGCCCGCGGCCGCCGCGGCATAGGCATCACGCCAGGAGCTGACGGCGTAGTCGCCGTCGGCACCGCGGACGACCGGGTCGTGCAGCCGGTCCGGGAGCGTGGGGTAGGCGAACGCCCAGCGCCCCTTGTCGCAGTTCCACTCCTCGTTGACCTCGGGGTCGTTCAGCGCCATCCGGCGCAGGACGGTGCCGCGCCGGTGGTCGGTGCGGATGGCGCAGCCACCGGCGCAGTGCTCGCAGACGCTCTCGGTGGAGACGAGGTCGAAGGGGCGCGAGCGGAAGCGGTAGGCGGCGCCGGTCAGCGCGCCGACCGGGCAGATCTGGACGGTGTTGCCGGAGAAGTAGCTCTCGAACGGCTTCTCCTCGTAGATCCCGACCTGCTGCAGCGCGCCGCGCTCGATGAGCGCGATGAACGGGTCGCCGGCGATCTGGTCCGAGAAGCGGGTGCACCGGGCGCACAGCACGCAGCGCTCGCGGTCGAGCAGCACCTGGCTGGAGATGTTGACCGGCTTGGGGAAGGTGCGCTTGACGTCCTCGAAGCGGGACGTCGGGCGGCCATCGGACATCGCCTGGTTCTGCAGCGGGCACTCGCCGCCCTTGTCGCAGACCGGGCAGTCCAGCGGGTGGTTGATCAGCAGCAACTCCATCACACCGCTCTGCGCCTTGTCGGCGACCTCGGAGGTGTGCTGGGTGTTGACGACCATCCCTGGGGAGACGGCGATGGTGCAGGAGGCCTGCGGCTTGGGCATGGGCTTGAGGTTGCCCTCGCGGTCCGGGGTCGACACGTCCACGAGGCACTGCCGGCAGGCGCCCACCGGCTCCAGCAGCGGGTGGTCGCAGAAGCGCGGGACGTGGATGCCGACCTGCTCCGCGGCCCGGATGACCAGGGTGCCCTCGGGGACCGAGACGGGCACGTCGTCGATCGTGACGTCGACCATCTTCACCTCGGCGTCCTGCTCGGCGCGGGCGTCGGTGTCGATACTCATGCGGGCTGGCTCTCCTTCGCGAAGAGGGTGTTGCGCTCGGCCGGGAAGAGCTCGTGCCACGGGGTGTGCATCCCCTGCTCGAACTCCTCGCGGAAGTACTTGATGCCGGACGTGACGGGGCTGGTGGCACCGTCGCCCAGCGCGCAGAAGCTGCGGCCGAGGATGTTGTCGCAGATGTCGTCGAGCTTCTCGATGTCGCCCTCGCGACCCTGGCCGGCCTCCAGCCGGGCCAGGATCTGCTTGAGCCAGAAGGTGCCCTCGCGGCACGGGGTGCACTTGCCGCACGACTCGTGGGCGTAGAAGTCGATCCACCGCGAGACCGCACGGACGACCGAGACGGACTCGTCGAAGATCTGCAGCGCGCGGGTGCCCAGCATGGACCCCTCCGCCGCCACCGACTCGAAGTCGAGCGGCACGTCGAGGTGCTCGTCGGTGAAGATCGGCGTCGAGGACCCGCCAGGGGTCCAGAACTTCAGCTTCTTGCCGCCACGCATCCCGCCGGCCATGTCGATGAGCTCGCGCAGCGTGATGCCGAGCGGCGCCTCGTACTGCCCGGGACGCTCGACGTGCCCGGAGAGGCTGAAGAGCCCGAAGCCCTGGGACTTCTCGGTGCCCATGCCGGCGAACCAGTCCGCCCCGTGCAGCACGATCGGCGGCACCGAGGCGATGGACTCGACGTTGTTGACGACGGTGGGCCGGGCGTAGAGGCCCGCGACGGCGGGGAACGGCGGCTTGAGGCGCGGCTGCCCACGTCGGCCCTCGAGGGAGTCCAGCAGTGCGGTCTCCTCGCCGCAGATGTATGCCCCGGCGCCCGCGTGCACGGTGATGTCCAGGTCGAAGCCGGTCCCGAGGATGTTTTTGCCGAGGTAGCCCGCGGCATACGCCTCCTCGACGGCCCGCATGAGCCGGCGGTAGACGTGCACGATCTCGCCCCGGAGGTAGATGAACGCGTGGTTGCACCCGATCGCGAACGAGGTGATGACCATGCCCTCGATGAGGAAGTGCGGGGCGGCCATGAGCAGCGGGGTGTCCTTGCAGGTGCCCGGCTCGGACTCGTCGGCGTTGACGACGAGGTAGCGGGGGCCGCCGTCCGGCGGGGGCAGGAAGCCCCACTTCATGCCGGTCGGGAAGCCGGCGCCGCCGCGTCCGCGCAGGCCGGACTCCTTGGCCGCCGCGACCAGGTCCGCCGGGTCCGTCGTCAGCGCGGCCCGGAGAGCCTGATAGCCCTCGTGCTGCTCGTAGGTCTCCAGCGTCCAGGACCGCTCGGCGTCCCAGAAGGCGGAGAGGATGGGGGTCAGCTGCGTGCTCACGCGTCGTCTCCCTCGTGCGTCTCGTCGACGTCCTTGACGCCCTCGGAGGTCGGGACCTCGTCGGGCTCGTTGGCGTCCGTGTTCACCGAGTCGTGCTGGCCGGCCGCGAGGCCGCCGCCCGCCTGCCCCTCGGCGGTGGGCTCGGTGTCGGTCTCCGGCTCGGGGCGGGGTGCGGTCCACCCCTTCTCCTTGGCGAGCAGGGTGCCGCGCAGCGAGGGCTCCCCCGCCCCCGGCCCCTCGTCGGCCAGGCCGTCCGGGAAGCCGGCGAGCACGCGGGACACCTGCTTGAAGGTGCAGACCCGGGACGGACCGCGGGTCGGGGTGACCGGCTCTCCGGCGCGCAGCCGGTCGGTCAGCGCCTTGGTGCTCTCGGGGGTCTGGTCGTCGAAGAACTCCCAGTTGACCATGACCACCGGCGCGTAGTCGCAGGCCGCGTTGCACTCCACCCGCTCGAGGGTGATCGTGCCGTCCTCGGTGGTCTCGTCGTGCCCGACCCCGAGGTGCTCGCTCACCTCGTCGAAGATCTGGTCGCCGCCCATGATGGCGCACAGGGTGTTGGTGCAGACGCCGACGGTGTACTCGCCGTTGGGGTGCCGCTTGTACTGCGTGTAGAAGGTCGCGACCCCGCTGACCTCGGCGGTCGTCAGGTCGAGCAGCTCGGCGCACAGCTGGACGCCGCGGCCGGTGACGTAGCCGTCCACCGACTGCACCAGGTGCAGCATCGGCAGCAGCGCGGAGCGCTTCTGCGGGTAGCGGGCGATGATGAGCTCGCTGTCCGCCACGAGCTGGGCCCGGACGTCCTCCGGGTATGCCTCCTCCGAGGCGTGCAGCGGCGTGTGGTGGTGGAGCGGTCCGTGGTCCGCGTGGCCCGCGACGCTGTGGTGGACGCGCCGCTCGGAGGCCTCCTCGAGCTGGCTGCGCATGTCCTCCTGCTCATGAGCCGTCATCGGTCCACTCCTCCCATCACCGGGTCGATCGAGGCGACCGCGACGATCACGTCGGCGACCAGGCTGCCCTCGGACATCGCCGAGGCCGCCTGGAGGTTGTTGAAGCTCGGGTCCCGGAAGTGGACGCGGTAAGGCCGGGTGCCGCCGTCGGAGACCGCGTGCACCCCCAGCTCGCCCTTGGGCGACTCCACCGCGGTATACGCCTGCCCGGGCGGGACCCGGAAGCCCTCGGTCACCAGCTTGAAGTGGTGGATGAGCGACTCCATGGACTCGCCCATGATCGTGCGGATGTGGTCCAGGCTGTTGCCCTGCCCGTCCGCGCCGACCGACAGCTGCGCCGGCCAGGCGATCTTTTTGTCGGCTACCATGACCGGCTCGCCATGGCTCGCGCGCAGCCGGGCGATGGCCTGCTCGGCGATCCGCAGCGACTGCCAGATCTCGTCCAGCCGGATGCAGATGCGGCTGTAGGCGTCCATGTCGCGGCGGGTGATGACATCGAAGTCGTAGGTCTCGTAGCCGCAGTAGGGCTCGTCCTTGCGCAGGTCGTGCGGCAGACCGGTCGAGCGCAGGATCGGTCCGGTGATGCCCAGCGCCATGCAGCTGGCCAGCGAGAGGTAGCCCACGTCGACGGTGCGGCCCTTGAGGACCGGGCTCTCCAGCAGCAGCTTCTCCAGCTCGCCGATCCCGCGCCGCAGCGCGGGCAGCTCGGCCTCGAACTGGTCCAGGTGCTCGGGCAGGACGTCCTGGGCGACGCCGCCGGGCCGGACGTAGGCGTTGTTCATGCGCAGCCCCGACACGGCCTCGAAGAAGCGCAGCAGCCGCTCCCGCTCCCGGAACCCGGTCGTCATGACCGTGGTGGCACCCAGCTCCATGCCACCGGTCGCCAGCGCGATGAGGTGGGAGCCGATGCGGTTGAGCTCCATCATGAGGACGCGGATGTCGCTGGCGCGCTGCGGGATCTGGTCGGTGATGCCGAGCAGCTTCTCGACCGAGAGGCAGTAGGCGGTCTCGTTGAAGATCGGCGTGAGGTAGTCCATCCGGGTGCAGAACGTGGTCCCCTGCACCCAGGTGCGGAACTCCATGTTCTTCTCGATGCCGGTGTGGAGGTAGCCGATCCCCGCACGGGCCTCCCGCACGGTCTCGCCGTCGAGCTCCAGGATGAGCCGGAGCACGCCGTGCGTGGAGGGGTGCTGCGGCCCCATGTTGACCACGATGCGCTCCGCGCCGAGGGTCGCGACGTCCTTGGCGATGTCGTCCCAGTCGCCGCCACCGGCGGTGTAGACCGCGCCGCCGTCGACGGAGTCCGAGGTCGGTCCGCCCTCGGCATACAGGTCCGTCGGGGTGCCGCCGAGGTAGTCGGCGCCCTGGTCTGCCTTGGTCTGGTCGTGCGTGGTCGCCATCAGGTGTAGCTCCTCCGCTGGTCGGGAGCCGGGATGGTGGCCCCCTTGTACTCGACCGGGATGCCGCCGAGCGGGTAGTCCTTGCGCTGCGGGTGCCCGGGCCAGTCGTCCGGCATGAGGATGC encodes the following:
- the nuoK gene encoding NADH-quinone oxidoreductase subunit NuoK codes for the protein MGLEAYIYLSVVLFALGSVTVLTRRNTIIVFMGIELMLNACNLALVTFARMHGTLDGQVYTLFVMVVAAAEVVVGLAIIMSIFRARRSASVDDANLLKL
- a CDS encoding NADH-quinone oxidoreductase subunit J, giving the protein MGMAMTMISLGVIYIVQRAEFVGIIQIFVYSGAVMMLFLFVVMLVGVDASDSTVETLRGQRVWAFGLGALFVVVATLALAQVSWPQAVGLEAVQTEGSVTALAREIFERQVLTFETLGALLVIAVMARWCWRTGSG
- a CDS encoding NADH-quinone oxidoreductase subunit G; protein product: MSIDTDARAEQDAEVKMVDVTIDDVPVSVPEGTLVIRAAEQVGIHVPRFCDHPLLEPVGACRQCLVDVSTPDREGNLKPMPKPQASCTIAVSPGMVVNTQHTSEVADKAQSGVMELLLINHPLDCPVCDKGGECPLQNQAMSDGRPTSRFEDVKRTFPKPVNISSQVLLDRERCVLCARCTRFSDQIAGDPFIALIERGALQQVGIYEEKPFESYFSGNTVQICPVGALTGAAYRFRSRPFDLVSTESVCEHCAGGCAIRTDHRRGTVLRRMALNDPEVNEEWNCDKGRWAFAYPTLPDRLHDPVVRGADGDYAVSSWRDAYAAAAAGLTTARDAGGVGVLPGGRGSVEDLYAYAKLARVALGTHDVDHRARPHSAEEEDFLASTVVGTRDVSYTDLEHATSVLLVGLEAEEEAAMVFLRLRKAMRKNATQVYAVAPWATRGLEKMAGTLLPAAPGTEAEVLQALTTRREQGGQKQVDGATSPLEQDSFDAASDALGERAVILVGERLGMVPGALSAAVRLARATGARLAWVPRRAGERGGVEMGTLPGLLPGGRPVSDGTARHEVATRWGLDGAALPAGPGRDATAILEAAASGELGALVVGGVEIDDLPDPELARRALARAFVVSLEVRESAVHEFADVILPVAPHQEKSGSFLNWEGRPRPFDRAIESGASSDHVILDRLAGAMGVTLGTGTVPAVRQEIQALGDWSGDRTGLPDVPATGPAAVGPGEAVLATWHQVLDAGRLQDGEPFLAGTRHTPVARISADTAASLGVVDGDPVEVSTDRGGIALPAAITPMPDGVVWVPANQVGSTVRPTLGVGAGDVVRLAGAAAPAAATTTRGEA
- the nuoF gene encoding NADH-quinone oxidoreductase subunit NuoF, with translation MSTQLTPILSAFWDAERSWTLETYEQHEGYQALRAALTTDPADLVAAAKESGLRGRGGAGFPTGMKWGFLPPPDGGPRYLVVNADESEPGTCKDTPLLMAAPHFLIEGMVITSFAIGCNHAFIYLRGEIVHVYRRLMRAVEEAYAAGYLGKNILGTGFDLDITVHAGAGAYICGEETALLDSLEGRRGQPRLKPPFPAVAGLYARPTVVNNVESIASVPPIVLHGADWFAGMGTEKSQGFGLFSLSGHVERPGQYEAPLGITLRELIDMAGGMRGGKKLKFWTPGGSSTPIFTDEHLDVPLDFESVAAEGSMLGTRALQIFDESVSVVRAVSRWIDFYAHESCGKCTPCREGTFWLKQILARLEAGQGREGDIEKLDDICDNILGRSFCALGDGATSPVTSGIKYFREEFEQGMHTPWHELFPAERNTLFAKESQPA
- the nuoE gene encoding NADH-quinone oxidoreductase subunit NuoE is translated as MTAHEQEDMRSQLEEASERRVHHSVAGHADHGPLHHHTPLHASEEAYPEDVRAQLVADSELIIARYPQKRSALLPMLHLVQSVDGYVTGRGVQLCAELLDLTTAEVSGVATFYTQYKRHPNGEYTVGVCTNTLCAIMGGDQIFDEVSEHLGVGHDETTEDGTITLERVECNAACDYAPVVMVNWEFFDDQTPESTKALTDRLRAGEPVTPTRGPSRVCTFKQVSRVLAGFPDGLADEGPGAGEPSLRGTLLAKEKGWTAPRPEPETDTEPTAEGQAGGGLAAGQHDSVNTDANEPDEVPTSEGVKDVDETHEGDDA
- a CDS encoding NADH-quinone oxidoreductase subunit D is translated as MATTHDQTKADQGADYLGGTPTDLYAEGGPTSDSVDGGAVYTAGGGDWDDIAKDVATLGAERIVVNMGPQHPSTHGVLRLILELDGETVREARAGIGYLHTGIEKNMEFRTWVQGTTFCTRMDYLTPIFNETAYCLSVEKLLGITDQIPQRASDIRVLMMELNRIGSHLIALATGGMELGATTVMTTGFRERERLLRFFEAVSGLRMNNAYVRPGGVAQDVLPEHLDQFEAELPALRRGIGELEKLLLESPVLKGRTVDVGYLSLASCMALGITGPILRSTGLPHDLRKDEPYCGYETYDFDVITRRDMDAYSRICIRLDEIWQSLRIAEQAIARLRASHGEPVMVADKKIAWPAQLSVGADGQGNSLDHIRTIMGESMESLIHHFKLVTEGFRVPPGQAYTAVESPKGELGVHAVSDGGTRPYRVHFRDPSFNNLQAASAMSEGSLVADVIVAVASIDPVMGGVDR